The following proteins come from a genomic window of Nocardiopsis sp. YSL2:
- a CDS encoding GNAT family N-acetyltransferase, which produces MPTDTRGQTDPERPDAEGVTGLRLVRLDRTTPEVALLRRAVLRHRLAPGQSRYTGLPVATLPAADADPDRFPFAVLLTGAAPTDPAAARKACVGFGIIDRGGALTPLVDAPKRAVLLRAYYVTPEWQGRGVGRAACAAPLLDLLVAGVAPTTAEIVLCVNEANHQAERVYAAAGFAPTGRRIVESAGPQLVMSRPLSTGVHHAPLPRHERTENTQ; this is translated from the coding sequence GTGCCGACCGACACGCGAGGACAGACAGACCCCGAGCGACCCGACGCCGAGGGCGTCACCGGGCTGCGCCTGGTGCGCCTGGACCGGACCACACCGGAGGTCGCGCTGCTGCGCCGGGCCGTGCTGCGCCACCGGCTGGCCCCCGGGCAGTCCAGGTACACGGGGCTGCCCGTGGCCACGCTGCCCGCCGCCGACGCCGACCCCGACCGCTTCCCCTTCGCGGTGCTGCTCACCGGTGCGGCGCCCACCGATCCGGCCGCGGCCAGGAAGGCCTGTGTCGGCTTCGGCATCATCGACCGGGGCGGTGCCCTCACCCCTCTGGTCGACGCGCCGAAGCGCGCGGTACTGCTGCGCGCCTACTACGTCACGCCAGAATGGCAGGGCCGGGGGGTCGGGCGGGCGGCGTGCGCCGCTCCGCTGCTGGACCTCCTGGTCGCGGGCGTGGCTCCCACCACCGCCGAGATCGTGCTGTGCGTCAACGAGGCCAACCACCAGGCGGAGCGCGTCTACGCGGCCGCCGGGTTCGCCCCCACCGGGCGGCGGATCGTGGAGAGCGCCGGCCCGCAACTCGTCATGTCCCGCCCCCTGTCCACGGGAGTGCACCACGCGCCGCTCCCGCGGCACGAACGAACGGAGAACACCCAGTGA
- a CDS encoding biotin/lipoyl-containing protein, whose amino-acid sequence MAEENVTFTLPDLGEGLVEATVLEWQVAVGDRIERNAPLVEVETTKSAVVIPSPKEGRVVELHAAEDEVVAVGAPLVTFAVAADAPQAGIVGRVPAEEARPTRRVRLKPPTD is encoded by the coding sequence ATGGCAGAAGAGAACGTCACCTTCACGCTTCCGGACCTGGGCGAGGGCCTGGTCGAGGCGACCGTCCTGGAGTGGCAGGTCGCCGTCGGCGACCGCATCGAGCGCAACGCCCCGCTGGTGGAGGTGGAGACGACCAAGTCGGCCGTGGTCATCCCCTCGCCCAAGGAGGGGCGGGTCGTGGAGCTGCACGCCGCCGAGGACGAGGTCGTGGCCGTGGGCGCGCCCCTGGTCACCTTCGCCGTCGCCGCGGACGCGCCGCAGGCGGGCATCGTGGGGCGCGTGCCCGCCGAGGAGGCCCGGCCGACCCGTCGGGTCCGCCTCAAGCCGCCCACGGACTGA
- a CDS encoding phospho-sugar mutase: protein MTDAELLTRARDWLDQDPDPATRAELAGLLALAEDGGEAALADLRDRFATSLEFGTAGLRGALGAGPNRMNRAVVMRAAAGIGAWLGGGRHVVIGYDARHRSADFAADSAAVLTGAGHRVSVLPGPLPTPVLAFAVRDLAADAGIMVTASHNPPQDNGYKVYVGGTGPDAGAQIVSPVDTEIAAAIDAVGPVGSLPLGEGWTVLGEEAVERYLAAITALPLGTERDLSTAYTAMHGVGGRVLLRAMERAGFARPAVVAAQFDPDPDFPTVEFPNPEEPGAMDMAAAEGEAAGADLVIANDPDADRLAVAVPGYGLLTGNEVGGLLAEYVLDHTSGPERVVATSIVSSSLLGKIAADRGVHYEETLTGFKWLARAGAPGQRRVFCFEEALGYCVGGDGGRPVADKDGISAALAVAALAADAKRGGLTLVDLLDAQARRYGLHLSDQLSVRVDDLAVIAAAMRRLRAEPPTAFGPLKVAGVDDFAGGRGDLPPTDALRFRVEGSVLGRVTLRPSGTEPKLKAYVEVVLDVDGDVAATRARGSELLSELMASVAGAVSA from the coding sequence ATGACCGACGCCGAACTCCTCACCCGGGCCCGGGACTGGCTCGACCAGGACCCCGACCCCGCCACGCGCGCGGAACTGGCCGGGCTGCTGGCCCTGGCCGAGGACGGAGGGGAGGCCGCGCTGGCCGACCTCCGCGACCGCTTCGCCACGAGTCTGGAGTTCGGCACGGCCGGACTGCGCGGGGCGCTGGGCGCCGGCCCCAACCGGATGAACCGGGCCGTGGTCATGCGGGCCGCCGCCGGGATCGGCGCCTGGCTCGGCGGCGGCCGGCACGTGGTCATCGGCTACGACGCCCGGCACCGCTCCGCGGACTTCGCGGCCGACAGCGCGGCCGTGCTCACCGGGGCCGGGCACCGGGTGTCGGTCCTGCCCGGACCGCTGCCCACCCCGGTGCTGGCCTTCGCCGTGCGCGACCTGGCCGCCGACGCCGGGATCATGGTGACGGCCAGCCACAACCCGCCCCAGGACAACGGCTACAAGGTCTACGTCGGCGGCACGGGCCCCGACGCCGGGGCCCAGATCGTCTCACCGGTCGACACCGAGATCGCCGCGGCCATCGACGCCGTCGGACCGGTCGGCTCGCTGCCCCTGGGCGAGGGCTGGACGGTCCTGGGGGAGGAGGCGGTGGAGCGCTACCTGGCCGCGATCACCGCACTGCCGCTGGGCACCGAACGCGACCTGTCGACGGCCTACACGGCCATGCACGGCGTGGGCGGCCGGGTGCTGCTCCGCGCCATGGAACGGGCCGGGTTCGCCCGCCCGGCCGTGGTCGCCGCCCAGTTCGATCCGGACCCGGACTTCCCGACCGTGGAGTTCCCCAACCCCGAGGAGCCGGGCGCCATGGACATGGCCGCCGCGGAGGGCGAGGCGGCGGGGGCCGACCTGGTGATCGCCAACGACCCGGACGCGGACCGCCTGGCGGTGGCCGTGCCCGGGTACGGTCTGCTCACCGGCAACGAGGTCGGCGGTCTGCTGGCGGAGTACGTGCTCGACCACACGTCCGGTCCGGAGCGCGTGGTGGCCACCTCCATCGTCTCCTCCAGCCTGCTCGGCAAGATCGCGGCGGACCGCGGAGTGCACTACGAGGAGACCCTGACCGGGTTCAAGTGGCTGGCACGGGCCGGGGCGCCGGGGCAGCGCAGGGTGTTCTGCTTCGAGGAGGCCCTGGGGTACTGCGTCGGCGGCGACGGCGGCCGACCGGTGGCCGACAAGGACGGGATCAGCGCGGCGCTGGCCGTGGCGGCGCTGGCGGCGGACGCCAAGCGCGGGGGGCTGACCCTGGTCGACCTGCTCGACGCGCAGGCCCGGCGGTACGGGCTGCACCTGAGCGACCAGCTGTCGGTGCGGGTGGACGACCTGGCGGTCATCGCCGCGGCGATGCGGCGGTTGCGCGCCGAACCGCCCACCGCGTTCGGCCCCCTGAAGGTCGCGGGAGTCGATGACTTCGCGGGTGGCCGGGGGGATCTGCCGCCGACCGACGCGCTGCGCTTCCGTGTGGAGGGCAGCGTCCTGGGACGCGTGACGCTGCGGCCCTCGGGCACCGAGCCCAAGTTGAAGGCCTACGTCGAGGTGGTGTTGGACGTGGACGGCGACGTGGCGGCCACCCGCGCGCGCGGCTCGGAACTGCTGTCCGAGCTGATGGCCTCGGTCGCCGGTGCGGTCAGTGCGTGA
- a CDS encoding aldehyde dehydrogenase family protein, protein MIFEYAPAPESRSVVTLRETYDLFVDGGFAPAEGGEYLTTLNPADETKLAQVAVAGEADVDRAVTAARRAYDTVWSRMSGAERGKYLFRIARIIQERSRELAVLESMDNGKPIKETRDVDLPLVAAHFFYYAGWADKLRHAGLGPDPRPLGVAAQVIPWNFPLLMLAWKVAPALATGNTVVLKPAETTPLTALVFAEICQEADLPPGVVNILTGAGPTGRALVEHPGTDKVAFTGSTEVGRSIARSVAGTDKRLTLELGGKGANIVYDDAAIDQAVEGIVSGIFFNQGHVCCAGSRLLVQESIAGELLPRLKDRVAKLRLGDPLDKNTDIGAINSAAQLERIRELTDSGAEEGVERWSPPCALPSTGYWFAPTLLTGVSQAHRVAREEIFGPVLSVLTFRTPEEAVAKANNTPYGLSAGVWTEKGSRMLWTAERLRAGVIWSNTFNKFDPTSPFGGYKESGYGREGGRHGLEAYLG, encoded by the coding sequence GTGATCTTCGAGTACGCGCCCGCGCCGGAGTCCCGCTCCGTCGTCACCCTGCGCGAGACCTACGACCTGTTCGTCGACGGCGGGTTCGCCCCCGCCGAGGGCGGTGAGTACCTCACCACCCTGAACCCGGCCGATGAGACCAAGCTCGCCCAGGTGGCCGTCGCGGGCGAAGCCGACGTCGACCGCGCCGTCACCGCCGCCCGCCGCGCCTACGACACCGTGTGGAGCCGGATGAGCGGCGCCGAGCGCGGCAAGTACCTGTTCCGCATCGCCCGGATCATCCAGGAGCGCTCGCGCGAACTGGCCGTGCTGGAGTCCATGGACAACGGCAAGCCCATCAAGGAGACGCGCGACGTCGACCTGCCGCTGGTCGCCGCCCACTTCTTCTACTACGCGGGCTGGGCCGACAAGCTCCGCCACGCGGGCCTGGGCCCCGACCCGCGCCCGCTGGGCGTGGCCGCCCAGGTCATCCCGTGGAACTTCCCGCTGCTCATGCTGGCGTGGAAGGTCGCCCCGGCGCTGGCCACCGGCAACACGGTCGTGCTCAAGCCCGCCGAGACCACTCCGCTGACCGCGCTGGTCTTCGCCGAGATCTGCCAGGAGGCCGACCTGCCTCCGGGCGTGGTCAACATCCTCACCGGCGCGGGCCCGACCGGCCGCGCCCTGGTGGAGCACCCCGGCACCGACAAGGTCGCCTTCACCGGCTCCACCGAGGTCGGCCGGAGCATCGCCCGCTCCGTCGCGGGCACCGACAAGCGCCTCACCCTGGAGCTGGGCGGCAAGGGCGCCAACATCGTCTACGACGACGCGGCGATCGACCAGGCCGTCGAGGGCATCGTCTCCGGCATCTTCTTCAACCAGGGCCACGTGTGCTGCGCCGGGTCCCGGCTGCTGGTCCAGGAGTCGATCGCCGGGGAACTGCTGCCCCGGTTGAAGGACCGCGTGGCCAAGCTGCGGCTGGGCGACCCGCTGGACAAGAACACCGACATCGGCGCGATCAACTCCGCCGCCCAGCTGGAGCGCATCCGCGAGCTGACCGACTCCGGGGCGGAGGAGGGCGTCGAGCGCTGGTCGCCGCCCTGCGCGCTGCCCTCCACCGGCTACTGGTTCGCGCCGACCCTGCTGACCGGTGTCAGCCAGGCCCACCGGGTGGCCCGCGAGGAGATCTTCGGCCCGGTGCTGTCCGTGCTGACCTTCCGCACGCCGGAGGAAGCGGTGGCCAAGGCCAACAACACCCCCTACGGCCTGTCCGCGGGCGTGTGGACCGAGAAGGGCTCACGCATGCTCTGGACCGCCGAGCGCCTGCGCGCCGGCGTCATCTGGTCCAACACGTTCAACAAGTTCGACCCGACCAGCCCCTTCGGCGGCTACAAGGAGTCGGGATACGGCCGCGAGGGCGGACGGCACGGATTGGAGGCCTACCTTGGCTGA
- a CDS encoding alpha-ketoacid dehydrogenase subunit beta translates to MTELIERDDATTEPPAAELSMQQAINRALRVLLAEDPATLVFGEDVGALGGVFRVTDGLQKEFGDQRVFDTPLAESAIMGMAVGLAMNGWRPVPELQFDGFAYPAVDQIVNQVARMNYRTRGAAPMPITLRLPSFGGIQAPEHHGESLEALFAHTPGLKVAAPSDAAEAYSLLLQSVRSDDPVVYMEPKARYWDRGPVELREPTDPIGTSRIVRHGRHATLIAWGAMVHRCLKVAELAAEDGVDLEVLDLRWLKPIDAAGLAASVSRTRRAVVVHEAPLTAGLGAEVAALVTENCFRDLAAPVQRVTGFDVPYPAGPLEPQYLPTIDRVLFAVQRTLEY, encoded by the coding sequence GTGACCGAGCTGATCGAGCGCGACGACGCCACCACCGAGCCCCCGGCCGCCGAACTGTCCATGCAGCAGGCGATCAACCGCGCTCTGCGCGTCCTGCTGGCCGAGGACCCCGCGACCCTCGTCTTCGGCGAGGACGTCGGCGCCCTCGGCGGCGTCTTCCGGGTCACCGACGGCCTGCAGAAGGAGTTCGGCGACCAGCGCGTCTTCGACACGCCCCTGGCCGAGTCCGCCATCATGGGCATGGCGGTCGGCCTGGCCATGAACGGCTGGCGGCCCGTCCCCGAGCTCCAGTTCGACGGCTTCGCCTATCCGGCCGTCGACCAGATCGTCAACCAGGTCGCACGGATGAACTACCGGACCCGCGGCGCCGCGCCCATGCCGATCACGCTGCGCCTGCCCTCCTTCGGCGGGATCCAGGCCCCCGAGCACCACGGGGAGAGCCTGGAGGCGCTGTTCGCGCACACGCCCGGGCTCAAGGTCGCCGCGCCCTCCGACGCCGCCGAGGCCTACAGCCTCCTGCTGCAGTCGGTGCGCAGCGACGACCCGGTCGTCTACATGGAGCCCAAGGCGCGTTACTGGGACCGCGGGCCGGTCGAACTGCGCGAGCCCACCGATCCCATCGGTACCAGCCGTATCGTGCGCCATGGTCGCCACGCCACGCTCATCGCCTGGGGCGCGATGGTGCACCGGTGCCTGAAGGTCGCCGAACTGGCCGCCGAGGACGGTGTGGACCTGGAGGTGCTGGACCTGCGCTGGCTCAAGCCGATCGACGCCGCCGGGCTCGCCGCCTCCGTCTCACGGACCAGGAGGGCGGTGGTCGTCCACGAGGCGCCGCTCACCGCCGGGCTGGGCGCCGAAGTGGCCGCCCTGGTCACCGAGAACTGCTTCCGGGACCTGGCCGCACCGGTCCAGCGCGTCACCGGCTTCGACGTGCCCTACCCCGCCGGACCCCTCGAACCGCAGTACCTTCCCACCATCGACCGCGTCCTGTTCGCGGTCCAACGGACCCTGGAGTACTAG
- a CDS encoding purine-nucleoside phosphorylase: MTRTPQAAAAEAATELRSRTGVDGYDVALVMGSGWAPAADLLGDSTHEFPASDLPGFLPPGVAGHSGTVRSISDGDRHILAFLGRTHLYEGHGTDAVVHGVRTAVAAGARTVVLTNAAGGINPAYPVGSAVLIADHINMTARSPLTGATFVDLSDTYSSELRALARSIAPELPEGVYAAMPGPHFETPAEIRMLRSMGADLVGMSTALEAIAVREAGARVLGLSLVTNVAAGLEGADLDHEKVLTTGRDAAGTVGRLLTDIVAKV, translated from the coding sequence GTGACTCGCACACCCCAGGCCGCCGCCGCGGAGGCCGCAACCGAGCTGCGCTCGCGCACCGGTGTGGACGGCTACGACGTGGCCCTGGTCATGGGCTCGGGCTGGGCCCCCGCCGCCGACCTCCTCGGCGACTCCACCCACGAGTTCCCCGCCTCCGATCTCCCGGGCTTCCTCCCGCCGGGGGTCGCCGGCCACAGCGGCACCGTGCGCAGCATCAGCGACGGCGACCGCCACATCCTCGCCTTCCTCGGCCGCACCCACCTGTACGAGGGCCACGGCACCGACGCCGTCGTCCACGGGGTGCGCACCGCCGTGGCCGCCGGGGCGCGCACGGTCGTGCTCACCAACGCCGCGGGCGGCATCAACCCCGCCTACCCCGTGGGCTCCGCCGTGCTCATCGCCGACCACATCAACATGACCGCCCGGTCCCCGCTGACCGGCGCCACCTTCGTCGACCTCTCCGACACCTACTCCAGCGAGCTGCGCGCGCTGGCCCGCTCGATCGCGCCGGAGCTGCCCGAGGGCGTCTACGCCGCCATGCCCGGCCCGCACTTCGAGACCCCCGCCGAGATCCGCATGCTCCGGTCCATGGGCGCCGACCTGGTCGGCATGTCCACCGCGCTGGAGGCCATCGCCGTCCGCGAGGCGGGGGCCCGGGTGCTCGGGCTGTCCCTGGTCACCAACGTCGCCGCCGGGCTGGAGGGCGCCGACCTCGACCACGAGAAGGTGCTGACCACCGGCCGCGACGCCGCCGGGACCGTGGGCCGCCTGCTCACGGACATCGTCGCCAAAGTATGA
- a CDS encoding aldehyde dehydrogenase, with protein MAERRKGNAGKNPGKGAAEAAPVPGRLAVRKTYKLYLGGAFPRSESGRSYPVTSAKGDHLANASLASRKDAREAVVAARKAFGGWSTRTAYNRGQILYRVAEVLEGRREQFTAQAVAAQGLSRGAAERVVSAAVDRWVYYAGWTDKVAQVLGGANPVSGPYYNHSAPEPTGVVAVFAPQNAPLLGLTSVVAPVIATGNTAVVVTSEHAPLAAVDLAEVLATSDLPGGVVNLLTGRAGELGPHLAAHADVNALDLTGAGDLATEFERTAATTLTRVVRPGPESGAGEDAWLDADPGTSRMTPFLETKTVWHPIGV; from the coding sequence TTGGCTGAGCGGCGCAAGGGCAATGCCGGGAAGAACCCCGGGAAGGGTGCCGCGGAGGCGGCGCCGGTCCCCGGGCGCCTGGCGGTCCGCAAGACCTACAAGCTCTACCTGGGCGGGGCCTTCCCACGCTCGGAGTCCGGCAGGAGCTACCCGGTGACCTCAGCCAAGGGCGACCACCTGGCCAACGCCTCCCTGGCCTCGCGCAAGGACGCGCGCGAGGCCGTCGTGGCGGCCCGCAAGGCCTTCGGCGGCTGGTCGACGCGTACCGCCTACAACCGCGGCCAGATCCTGTACCGGGTCGCCGAGGTACTGGAGGGCCGGCGCGAGCAGTTCACCGCGCAGGCCGTGGCCGCCCAGGGGCTTTCGCGGGGCGCCGCCGAACGCGTGGTCTCGGCCGCCGTCGACCGCTGGGTGTACTACGCCGGCTGGACCGACAAGGTGGCCCAGGTGCTCGGCGGGGCCAACCCGGTCTCGGGGCCGTACTACAACCACTCCGCGCCCGAGCCCACCGGGGTCGTGGCCGTGTTCGCGCCCCAGAACGCCCCACTGCTCGGCCTGACCAGCGTGGTCGCCCCGGTCATCGCCACCGGCAACACCGCGGTCGTGGTCACCTCCGAGCACGCGCCGCTGGCCGCCGTCGACCTGGCCGAGGTCCTGGCCACCTCCGACCTGCCCGGCGGCGTCGTCAACCTGCTCACCGGACGCGCGGGAGAACTCGGACCGCACCTGGCCGCGCACGCCGACGTCAACGCCCTGGACCTGACCGGCGCCGGGGACCTGGCCACGGAGTTCGAGCGGACCGCGGCGACCACCCTGACCAGGGTCGTGCGCCCGGGCCCGGAGTCGGGGGCGGGCGAGGACGCCTGGCTGGACGCCGACCCCGGCACCTCCCGGATGACACCGTTCCTGGAGACCAAGACCGTCTGGCATCCGATCGGGGTGTGA
- the deoC gene encoding deoxyribose-phosphate aldolase, whose translation MPVSHTATAPEATTNRALRAFLHGLPGVDEVGARARAQDLATRSIKTTAKAQAIDLAISMVDLTTLEGADTPGKVRALCAKAALPDPADRTVPRVGAVCVYPDMVATAVEALRGTGVGVASVATAFPAGRAPLEVKLADTRRAVADGAVEIDMVIDRGAFLSGDYLKVHDEIVAVREACGPAHLKVILETGELVTYDNVRRASHLAVRAGADFIKTSTGKVAPAATPPVVLVMLEAVRDHHAATGARVGVKPAGGIRTTKDAIRQLVLVNEIAGPAWLTPDLFRIGASSLLNDLLMQRTRLTTGTYPGPDYYTQD comes from the coding sequence GTGCCCGTGTCCCACACCGCAACAGCGCCGGAGGCGACGACCAACCGCGCGCTCCGGGCGTTCCTGCACGGCCTCCCGGGCGTGGACGAGGTCGGCGCGCGTGCCCGCGCCCAGGACCTGGCCACGCGGTCGATCAAGACCACGGCCAAGGCCCAGGCGATCGACCTCGCCATCTCGATGGTGGACCTGACCACCCTGGAGGGCGCCGACACGCCCGGCAAGGTGCGCGCCCTGTGCGCCAAGGCCGCCCTCCCCGACCCCGCCGACCGCACCGTGCCCCGCGTGGGCGCCGTGTGCGTGTACCCGGACATGGTCGCCACGGCCGTCGAGGCCCTGCGCGGCACCGGTGTCGGCGTCGCCTCGGTCGCCACCGCCTTCCCCGCGGGCCGCGCTCCGCTGGAGGTCAAGCTCGCCGACACCCGGCGGGCGGTGGCCGACGGGGCCGTCGAGATCGACATGGTGATCGACCGCGGCGCGTTCCTGTCCGGGGACTACCTGAAGGTCCACGACGAGATCGTCGCCGTCAGGGAGGCCTGTGGACCCGCCCACCTGAAGGTCATCCTGGAGACCGGCGAGCTGGTCACCTACGACAACGTGCGCCGCGCCTCGCACCTGGCCGTCCGCGCCGGTGCCGACTTCATCAAGACCTCCACCGGCAAGGTGGCGCCCGCCGCGACCCCGCCCGTGGTCCTGGTCATGCTGGAGGCCGTGCGCGACCACCACGCCGCCACCGGCGCCCGCGTGGGAGTCAAGCCCGCGGGCGGCATCCGCACCACCAAGGACGCCATCCGCCAGCTGGTGCTGGTCAACGAGATCGCCGGCCCCGCCTGGCTGACCCCGGACCTGTTCCGGATCGGTGCCTCCAGCCTGCTCAACGACCTGCTCATGCAGCGCACCAGGCTGACCACGGGCACCTACCCGGGCCCCGACTACTACACGCAGGACTGA
- a CDS encoding heparan-alpha-glucosaminide N-acetyltransferase domain-containing protein yields the protein MAQNRSDDAAASPDAAPSGPARIDGVDAARALAVFGMFAVHLGVESMGLLSPEGYAWTLHGQVRGNSSALFALLAGLSLALMTGRTSPVTGDGRRRAAVRVLTRAVLIGLLGILLDFTGVPVAIILTYYAGYFVLALPLTRLRSGALWAVAGALAVVGPPLSFLLRDTVVEAGPRTSSLSSLTEFLLTGYYPAITFMAFVAAGLAVGRMDLRSTAVRLRLLGIGAGLSVFAYGGSWLLLHPLGGLDRLVEQGTAFMGGFPITPGMDPVLLDRLRAGVMDEANSISGQVPTDSWWWLAVNTPHTGTTFEIAEAVGQGLIVLVACVWLAEHARWPMYPLASVGRMPLTVYTGHILVLMVLVAGDAVGWRQPWLLEWFVFGALVFATLWRLIAARGPAEAGLAAAADGAVAIVEERLEERRRAP from the coding sequence GTGGCACAGAACCGATCCGACGACGCCGCCGCCTCCCCCGACGCGGCCCCCTCCGGACCCGCGCGCATCGACGGTGTCGACGCCGCGCGCGCGCTCGCCGTCTTCGGCATGTTCGCCGTGCACCTGGGCGTGGAGTCCATGGGACTGCTGTCCCCGGAGGGCTACGCGTGGACCCTGCACGGCCAGGTGCGCGGCAACTCCTCGGCGCTGTTCGCGCTGCTGGCCGGGCTCTCCCTGGCGCTGATGACCGGCCGGACCTCCCCCGTCACCGGCGACGGCCGGCGGCGCGCCGCCGTGCGGGTGCTCACGCGCGCCGTGCTCATCGGACTGCTCGGCATCCTGTTGGACTTCACCGGCGTGCCGGTCGCCATCATCCTCACCTACTACGCCGGCTACTTCGTCCTGGCCCTTCCGCTGACCCGCCTGCGCTCGGGAGCGCTGTGGGCGGTGGCGGGCGCCCTGGCGGTGGTCGGGCCGCCGCTGTCCTTCCTGCTGCGCGACACGGTCGTGGAGGCCGGCCCCCGTACGTCCTCGCTGTCCTCGCTGACCGAGTTCCTCCTCACCGGCTACTACCCGGCGATCACCTTCATGGCGTTCGTGGCCGCGGGCCTGGCCGTGGGCCGGATGGACCTGCGCTCCACGGCCGTGCGGCTGCGCCTGCTGGGGATCGGCGCCGGCCTGTCGGTGTTCGCCTACGGGGGGTCCTGGCTGCTGCTCCACCCGCTGGGCGGGCTCGACCGTCTGGTGGAGCAGGGCACCGCGTTCATGGGGGGCTTCCCCATCACGCCGGGCATGGACCCCGTCCTGCTGGACCGACTGCGCGCGGGCGTGATGGACGAGGCCAACTCCATCTCCGGCCAGGTCCCCACCGACAGTTGGTGGTGGCTGGCGGTGAACACGCCGCACACCGGGACGACCTTCGAGATCGCCGAGGCGGTCGGGCAGGGCCTCATCGTGCTCGTGGCCTGCGTGTGGCTGGCCGAGCACGCGCGGTGGCCGATGTACCCGCTCGCCTCCGTGGGACGGATGCCGCTGACGGTCTACACGGGGCACATCCTGGTCCTGATGGTGCTCGTCGCGGGCGACGCGGTCGGGTGGCGCCAGCCCTGGCTGCTGGAGTGGTTCGTGTTCGGCGCGCTCGTCTTCGCCACACTGTGGCGCCTGATCGCGGCCCGGGGGCCGGCCGAGGCCGGCTTGGCGGCGGCCGCCGACGGCGCGGTGGCCATCGTGGAGGAGCGGTTGGAGGAGCGGCGCCGGGCGCCGTGA
- a CDS encoding thiamine pyrophosphate-dependent dehydrogenase E1 component subunit alpha: protein MDHLPADLTRELYRHMRTARDLDTEAIALQRQGVFPAYVSVRGQEAAQVASASALDSTRDFVFPTYREMAAALAYGVEMVGYMSTHRALWHGGLYDVMASRFGAVNAVVGGPVPHAVGWAVGERLRGDDGVALAYFGDGASSEGDVHESMNFAGVFRAPVVFFCQNNQWALSVPNDRQVAGGSVAARAEGYGLPGVLVDGNDAGAVYEATAEAVARARRGGGPTVIEALTYRVEPHSTSDDPTRYRDGAETARWRERDPVTLLRRALLSAGHAAEADLAEDDARAREHAARIRDGVAAAPEPDGSDLFTHVFRETTEELSRQRRTWQEEVEL, encoded by the coding sequence GTGGACCACCTGCCGGCCGACCTCACCCGCGAGCTCTACCGCCACATGCGGACCGCGCGCGACCTCGACACCGAGGCCATCGCCCTGCAGCGCCAGGGCGTCTTCCCCGCCTACGTGTCGGTCCGCGGCCAGGAGGCCGCCCAGGTCGCCAGCGCCTCGGCCCTGGACTCCACGCGCGACTTCGTCTTCCCGACCTACCGTGAGATGGCCGCCGCCCTCGCCTACGGCGTGGAGATGGTCGGCTACATGTCCACTCACCGCGCCCTGTGGCACGGCGGCCTCTACGACGTCATGGCCTCGCGCTTCGGCGCCGTCAACGCCGTCGTCGGCGGCCCCGTCCCGCACGCGGTCGGCTGGGCGGTGGGCGAGCGGCTGCGCGGCGACGACGGCGTCGCCCTGGCCTACTTCGGCGACGGCGCCAGCTCCGAGGGCGACGTCCACGAGTCGATGAACTTCGCCGGCGTCTTCCGGGCCCCGGTCGTCTTCTTCTGCCAGAACAACCAGTGGGCGCTCTCCGTCCCCAACGACCGCCAGGTCGCGGGCGGCTCGGTCGCCGCGCGCGCCGAGGGCTACGGCCTGCCCGGCGTGCTGGTGGACGGCAACGACGCCGGGGCCGTCTACGAGGCCACCGCCGAGGCCGTGGCCCGTGCCCGCCGCGGAGGCGGGCCCACCGTCATCGAGGCGCTCACCTACCGCGTCGAGCCGCATTCGACCTCCGACGACCCCACCCGCTACCGCGACGGAGCCGAGACCGCCCGCTGGCGCGAGCGCGACCCCGTCACCCTCCTGCGCCGCGCCCTGCTCTCCGCCGGGCACGCCGCGGAGGCGGACCTGGCCGAGGACGACGCCCGCGCCCGCGAGCACGCGGCGCGGATCCGCGACGGCGTCGCCGCCGCCCCCGAACCGGACGGGTCCGACCTGTTCACCCACGTCTTCCGGGAGACCACCGAGGAGCTGTCCCGGCAGCGCCGTACCTGGCAGGAAGAGGTCGAGCTGTGA
- a CDS encoding Lrp/AsnC family transcriptional regulator, which translates to MAMGEQRRNGRRPDTTDQTILSALAKDARTGITEIAALANVSRATAYNRIKRLTDEGVIRGYSVVTDHSKMGLGVTALVLISGSQPDWRANREILSSYPEIEYCWYVVGSADIVLLVRVANTNQLRDLILTRLQSLPGVTSTQTLTVIDEVVHRPVVEPSTGD; encoded by the coding sequence ATGGCCATGGGCGAACAGCGCAGGAACGGCCGGCGGCCGGATACGACCGACCAGACGATCCTCAGCGCGCTCGCCAAGGACGCGCGAACCGGGATCACGGAGATCGCCGCGCTCGCCAACGTCTCCCGGGCCACTGCCTACAACCGGATCAAGCGGCTCACCGACGAGGGCGTCATCCGCGGGTACTCCGTGGTGACGGACCACTCCAAGATGGGACTGGGGGTCACCGCTCTCGTCCTCATCTCCGGCAGCCAGCCCGACTGGAGGGCCAACAGGGAGATCCTGTCCTCCTACCCGGAGATCGAGTACTGCTGGTACGTGGTGGGCTCCGCCGACATCGTCCTACTCGTCCGCGTCGCCAACACCAACCAGCTGCGCGACCTGATCCTGACCCGCCTGCAGTCGCTCCCCGGTGTGACGTCCACCCAGACGCTCACCGTCATTGACGAGGTCGTACACCGACCGGTCGTGGAGCCCTCCACGGGTGACTAA